A window of Candidatus Neomarinimicrobiota bacterium genomic DNA:
CTTGTCAAGATTCCCCGCCAGCGGCGAATCTATGTCGCGCCCTATACCACGGGCCGGTATGCCACGGCCAGCGCCTACAAGACTCCGGTGCATCCCGAAACGTACGACCTGGGCAGTAACCTGGGGGCCGATCTGAAAGTTGGCCTTACCAACAACTTGACCCTGGACCTGACGCTCAATCCCGACTTCGGTCAGGTGGAGGCCGACCCGGCCGAGCTGAATATCTCCGCTTTCGAAACCTTCTTCCCGGAACGGCGACCGTTTTTCGTGGAAGGCGGGAACATTTACCAGTTTGGACTGGGGATCGGGGATAACCCGATGAGCAATAACTCCTTGTTCTATACCCGCCGCATCGGGCGCAACCCGCACCATTATCCCGACACCGAAGAGGGTTACGTGGAGGCCCCTATGGCCACCACCATCCTGGGTGCCGGCAAGCTGTCCGGTAAGACCAGCTCCGGCTGGTCTATCGGTATCCTCGACGCAATGACCGCCGAAGAACAGGCCACCATCGAATACGAGGAGGCGCCCACCGAGAAGGAGACCGTGGAGCCGCTGACCAACTATTTTGTCACCCGGGTGCAGAAGGATTACCGCGAAGGTAAGACCACCATCGGTGGCATCGCGACGGCTACCAACCGCCGCCTGGATGACGCTCACCTGAATTGGCTGCACCGGGATGCTTATGGCGCCGGATTCGATATCAGCCACCGGTTCAAAGACGACACCTACGAGTTCAGCACCAATATCGGCTTCAGCAACGTACGCGGTTCGCGGGAGGCGATCACCGAGACTCAACTGAGTCCTAACCACGGCTTCCAGCGTCCGGGTGCCCCCCATCTCGGGGTCGATTCCAGCGCCACCATGCTCAGCGGTTTCGCCGGGAACATGGTGCTGAGCAGGAACAGGGGTGAGCACTGGCGCTGGGCCATCGGGGGATGGTTCTATTCCCCCGGATTCAACGCCAATGACATCGGCTACAACCGGAATGTGGACAATTCCATCCAGTTTATCTGGTGGCAGTATCGGGAAGATGATCCCGGCCGGATCATTCGCCGGTGGAGTTTGAACTTCAATGGCTGGACCGGCTTCACTTTTGCCTGGCTGGACGAGATGACCAGCCTCGGAGGCAACATTAACGGCGGCCTGACCTTCATGAATTACTGGTCGCTGAACGGGGGTATTGGTTTGGATGCCCGCGGTCTGAACACCACCGGCCTGTGGGGCGGGCCGGCCATGACCGAGGACCCAACTCAAAACAGCTGGTTCTCCGTGAGCAGCGATTATCGTAAGGCACTGTCCGTAGGCGCCAATTCCAGTATGGGAAGCGCCCCGGAGAGCGGGGTGCGCTGGTCGAGCATATCCGCCAGCCTCACCTGGCGGCCTACCAACTACTTCTCACTCACGGCTTCATCCGGCTGGAGCGGCATGCACGACACCTGGTCCACCTGGAGCGATTACGGGCCCATCACCGAT
This region includes:
- a CDS encoding DUF5916 domain-containing protein translates to MRFPWILFLLVLVTGLTGAKTELTDRDGPRSINAVYINNGSIHIDGSLGDPAWQRAEYASDFIQRDPLEGKAATERTEFAVLYDDEFIYIGLKAYDSDPSGISSILSRRDEETPSDWVHVSLDSYNDHRTAFEFWLNPLGVKRDLRRYDDMNMDLNWDAIWEGKAALEEDGWSAEFRIPFRELRFSNGKNQTWGLQVFRYIARKNEDDFWSFWPKEETGWVRHYGRLNNLVKIPRQRRIYVAPYTTGRYATASAYKTPVHPETYDLGSNLGADLKVGLTNNLTLDLTLNPDFGQVEADPAELNISAFETFFPERRPFFVEGGNIYQFGLGIGDNPMSNNSLFYTRRIGRNPHHYPDTEEGYVEAPMATTILGAGKLSGKTSSGWSIGILDAMTAEEQATIEYEEAPTEKETVEPLTNYFVTRVQKDYREGKTTIGGIATATNRRLDDAHLNWLHRDAYGAGFDISHRFKDDTYEFSTNIGFSNVRGSREAITETQLSPNHGFQRPGAPHLGVDSSATMLSGFAGNMVLSRNRGEHWRWAIGGWFYSPGFNANDIGYNRNVDNSIQFIWWQYREDDPGRIIRRWSLNFNGWTGFTFAWLDEMTSLGGNINGGLTFMNYWSLNGGIGLDARGLNTTGLWGGPAMTEDPTQNSWFSVSSDYRKALSVGANSSMGSAPESGVRWSSISASLTWRPTNYFSLTASSGWSGMHDTWSTWSDYGPITDAQTGAEQYIMATLDRQTVSATIRFDLSLTPNLTIQYYGNPFVTAGAFSEDKLVLKGQYEAEHFKDRFHVFTDAERDFDGDPYTYDTDDDGAINFELWNRDFNYKQFSSNLVLRWEYQTGSAIYLVWAQNMSEELETGDFNVGRDVQDLFGIEAENIFLIKASYLMNIQAPGRGPRGEVKKGLGGER